agaaatgacactttgttacaatgtaaagtagtgagtgtacagcttgtataacagtgtaaatttgctgtcccctcaaaataacacaacacacagccattaatgtctaaaccgctggcaaaaaaagtgagtacacctctaagtgaaaatatccaaattgggcccaaagtgtcaatattttgtgtggccaccatcattttccagcactgccttaaccctcttgggcatggagttcaccagagcttcgcaggttgccactggagttctcttccactcctccatgacgacatcacggagctggtggatgttagagaccttgtactcctccaccttccgtttgaggatgccccacagatgctcaatagggtttaggtctggagacatgcttggccagtccatcacctttaccctcagcttctttagcaaggcagtgatcgtcttggaggtgtgtttggggtcgttatcatgttggaatactgccctgcggcccagtctccgaagggaggggatcatgctctgcttcggtatgtcacagtacatgttggcattcacggttccctcaatgaactgtagctccccagtgccggcagcactcatgcagccccagaccatgacactcccaccaccatgcttgactgtaggcaagacacacttgtctttgtactcctcaccttgttgccgccacacacgcttgacaccatctgaaccaaataagtttatcttggtctcatcagaccacaggacatggttccagtaatccatgtccttagtctgcttgtcttcagcaaactatttgcgggctttcttgtgcataatctttagaagaggcttccttctgggacgacagccatgcagaccaatttgatgcagtgtgcggcgtatggtctgagcactgacaggctgacccccccaccccttcaacctctgcagcactgctggcagcactcatacatcaatttcccaaagacaacctctggatatgacgctgagcacgtgcactcaacttctttggtcgaccatggcgaggcctgttttgagtggaacctgtcctgttaaaccactgtatggtcttggccaccgtgctgcagctcagttttagggtcttggcaatcttcttatagcccaggccatctttatgtagagcaagaattctttttttcagatcctcagagagttctttgccatgaggtgccatgttgaacttccagtgaccagtcagtatgagagcgatgacaccaaatttaacacacctgctccccattcacacctgagaccttgtaacactaacgagtcacatgacaccggggagggaaaatggctaattgggcccaatttggacattttcacttaggggtgtactcacttttgttgccagcggtttagacattaatggctgtgtgttgtgttattttgaggggacagcaaatttacactgttatacaagctgtacactcactactttacattgtagcaaagtgccatttcttcagtgttgtcacatgaaaagatatactcaaatatttacaaaaatgtgagatactatatatatttacaaaaaatatatgggggattagaAATTATTGCTTCCTGTTCTTAAATTGAGTTTTTGCGACTTtttcttttggttttgtacacgaGCTTCTAACAGCTGAAAATAAACTATTTTtgattatggaaaatatatttcacagcggtttacaTGTTACAattattctctacactatacttgcttgttttgtcacataaactgaaattaggcaaactattataaTTTTTGCAACTTGGAAATGGcgaagcgatttctgcatattgcatttTTAACATCAATAAcggatcatagcgttcacctggattcacaaggtcagtctatgtcattgaaagagcaggtgttcataatgttttgtacactcagtgtatattaaccctggattgctgtcgctatgtattggccaatgaggCTTTGAAGCTTCTGCATTCctccataggaattaatggaattgtacaatttttcaattaaacgtttcaaggacaaaattatattttgtattttgttgctGTAGTGGGAACGATAACAtttgaattaaataaaaatatatacactagcggtggttgagagaatgccaagagagtgcaaagctgtcatcatgccaaacggtggctatttgaagaatctcaaatatttgtttaacacttttttgctaactacatgattccatatgtgctatttcatagtttgatgtcttcactattactccacaatgtcgaaaatagtagaaataaagaaaatcccttgaatgagtaggtgttctaaaacttttgaccagtagtgtactttaaggaaaatgtttgaATTAGTTGGCCCATCAGCCAGATAGGACAAGTTCGACTCGGACGAACGATAGGATACATTTGTTCGGCTCCCCAGAAAGGATAAGTTCGGCCGGCCAGATAGGACAAGTTGGCCAGATAGCATAAGTTCGATAGGACAAGTCAGTCAGATAGGACAAGttcggacggacggacagacaggacAAATTGGTCAGATAGGACAAGTTCGGACAGATAGGATAAGTTCGGATGGCCAGTCAGATAGGACAAATTCAGCCAGGACGGCCAGATAGGACATGTCGGCCAGATAGGACAAGTTCGCCGGAAGGACAGATAGGATTAGTCCGTCTGGCCGGAAAGATAGGACAAGTTCGACCGGCTGGACAGACAGGTCAAGTTGGCCACATTGGATAAGTTCGGCCGGCTGCCCAGATAGGTCAAGTCGACCAGATAGGGCAATTTGACCGGACGGCCACATAGGATCAGTTCGCCGGAAGGACAGATAGGATTAGTCCGTCTGGCCGGAAAGATGGGACAAGTTCGGCCGGCTGGACAGACAGGTCAAGTTGGCCACATTGGATAAGTTCGGCTGGCTGCCCAGATAGGTCAAGTCGGCCAGATAGGGCAAGTTGACCGGACAGCCAGATAGGATCAGTTCAGCTGCCTCGCCAGACAGTATAAGTTTGGCCGGCTGCCCAGATAGGATAAGTTCAGCCAGGAGGCCAGATAACATAAGTTTGGCCGAGCGACCAGATAGTACAAGTTGGACAGATAAGATAAGTTTGTCCGGCCGAACAGATTCAGTCCAGATTTTGTATTTAGACTCATTACATCCGTTTTTTATGGTATCAATAAAAAAATTGTTGTTGCTCATTTCAAATATGGCCACACTGTACTTATAGATGCACGTTAGCACATATGCTAATgctaaaaatacttttaaaaatcTTCTTCTCATGAACCATAAGTCAGATTGACTCCAGATTTGGTGTATATACACAATGAATTAGCCTCTATTGAATTTGAGAATGATTAGTTGCTGTATTCAACGGTGGCCATgctacaccactagatggcacCATACCACACCAGGTCTATAAACACTGACCTGATGGACATAGGGCCatgaaatgtgttatgtaaaTCTTATGCACAGTGCCCTtccgtaattattgggacagttgATAAgataattatctaataaaggtaaatgaatcaataaccCATGATGAAtcattagtcatacagcatggttaatgaataatcaatgtaatgatcaatgtagtgaTCGATTGATCTGATTAGTtccagaaagtccaggaaccactggagagggaaagaaatgtgtgtgtatgcaattagtatTAGAGAGCAGGGGACAGGAGGTAAAGGGAGTAAAACTTCAAAGGgttcctaaccttgagggaaaggaacaggctgagctagAATGTGATAAACAGCGTGAGAAGTCAAGGGgggttgcaggtcaccaacagtttgtgtgtaaatgcatgtgcgtaagtaagcaagaactataaaATGACTGTTCTGTTATCCTGACGCcagaacgttctcatgaataaagctacagaaaccttttgcagaaagctgagtccttgcctaattatttaacccattgtcttacaaacctttggcattagtcaaggcgaattgattattgattattatcatcgagatataaaattcctttaacaacagtgaatattttttcttcttttggctctatactccaaaagGTTGGAtttgaaatttaaaaaaatactgtgcagactgtcagctttaatttggtaTTTTCATTCATATCGGGTGAATCGTTtataaattacagcactttttctacatagtccccccattttaggggagtattgggacaaattcagttACATGTGTATTAAAGTATTAAAATGTTAAGTATTtgttcccatattcatagcacgcaatgactacatcaagcttgtgactctgtTGGATACATTTGctctttgttttggttgtgtttgagataattttgtgcccaatagaaattaatggtaagtaatgtattgtgtaattttggaatcacttttattgtaaataagaatagaacatgtttctaaacacttctacattaatgggGATGGAACCATGTTTACGGATGATAATGagtgaatcgtgaataatgataagtgagaaagttacagatgcacaaatatcatacccccaagacatactaacctctcaccattacaataacaagggaggTTAATGTTGGAACAACATAAGCTTGTTTACTGATCCAGCCACCTTCAATGTATACAAATAGCAGCATCCTCCTCCCTGGCCTAGATCCTGAATCTTGGTGCGACAATGGCCACAGCATTACTTTCTTTTCTTCACGTTGGGCCGAACCTCTGCATAGTTCTTGTTGACCTGAGAGAAGCGGATTATTTGCACCTCGTTGGTCTTGGCCTTGAAGTCCTGCCACAGGTATTCCGGAGACAGAATCTTAGTGGGCTTGTTGTAAAGGAGATATCTGTTCAGGTGGCTTTCCTCCTGCCATGTCGCCTCGATGGAGTTGGCGGCATCGGCCTCCAGCTGCTCGCGGCAGTACTTTGCCAGCTTGTGCACGTCCCCCACATAGCCAGCGATGGTGGCGCCTCCATAGTAGTAGTCTCCTTCCCCCGCGGGGATGTAGGCCCGCGAGGCAAGACGGCGTTCGTAAGGGTAGTGCTCGTGGGTCTGCTCATAATAACCTGGGTGAATAGTGGCCACCAGCCTGCTCAATGTTTCTGCCCCCCACCGTCCGTGGAACTTCGTGTCCACATCCAAGCAGAAGATGTAGTCCGCCTCCTTGCCTATCTGGTTCTCGATGGTGGTCTGGATCATCTCCATCCTCCTGGAGGAGATCTCCTGCCAGCGGTTGGAGCCAGGGACTGGGATGATGGTTACATTTCTACCGGGAGCGAGGACCACCGCTGGCACGTCTTCCCTCCGGTCAGTGAAGATGTAGTAGTGCACTTTGAAATCCACCATGAAATGCTTCTCGGCAGTCTCTAGGAAGTCACGCAGGAAGCGCACATACCTAAAATACAAGGAGAACCAACTAGGTTTCAGTTGCCCGTCTCATATGGCAAGAGGATTACTAAATTTtgtgtaattatgacataatgtGTAATCTAAATCAAGATATTTTCCAACTTTGAGGTAGGCCTGCTGAGACTGAGACTCACTAGTTTGGGAAAAAGGGTGTAGTGGAGACTAAGGCACTCAAAGGTTGGCAGTCAAAAGTGTGGAACTTTCAGCAAGGAACACTTAATTAAGAACATAATGTGTGggttgtacattttttttaaatttcttcTCAGGTAACCAGAGCAAGTGCAAGCTAAGTTTGAACCTATTTTTACTGGTCACTCTTGTACATGTCCATGTGACGGTCTAGCAGGGGTCATGCTCTATGTGTAGGctactgtgagtgtgagtgagtgacacagggaatagggaggagggaaggagagacgaGAGATAGCAACCAACCAAGCCGACTGGCGCTATAGTAGATtaatagctgccatagctaggttatttatcatctaATATGATTACGTAGTAACTGTTTTGACAGCAtcaagccgagatctaccactCAAGATGACTTAAAAAATATGGCCGCAGGAAGATACTTTTCAATTTATCAGGGGGTgttgcagcaccctcagcacccctactgcCCGTGGCTATGCCTAAGCAACATTAACGTagaaaaacagttctgtagcaatgtgGTTTGTGcaataggctataggcccaatacatgaTCATCACTGCATATTGACTATGCTTGAATTGCCATTCCAATgctgttcttctcagaccattttaaaattatatttctaaatcatcacactggtaatatatatatatgatcacactggtaatatatatatgatcacactggtaatatatatatgatcacactggtaatatatatatgatcacactggtaataaatatatgatcacactggtaatatatATATGATCACACTGTTAATATATCATTTGTTGTATttcttgtgaggcacagctgagtgagcataatcttttgctttttattttactggattGATCGTCTGCATCTGATGGGGCCattctgaggggagggagggagggagagagcagcggTGAGGCTGTCTCTCATCCGACTCATTGTCCCTCCGCTCTACCTCGCTCCGCTGACAAAAAGGGGACATTCTTCCAGCTGATGACGAAACTCAAgttgcactgcattatttctgccttaTGCACCAATTCAGGCTGTTACtcatggtagcctagtggttaagtagttgaaaggttgcttgttcaaatccctgagcagacTGGGTGGAAAATATGTAGATGTGCCCTTGAGTTTCTCTCTAGTCATGGCTTTACAGGTTTCAAAAtttcacagtatcaactttgctgtgtgCTTGAGGCTTCTTTATACAGCCTAAGGCTCGAGGAAACAATAAAGACACGGGGATATAAggtatctgattggccagcggtagaccTATATGTGTACTTGATTTTCTCTCTGGGCCTGCCGGATATgcagagttctaccttcagacacatgaaatggttaaaaatgggaacacaACGAGAAGAAAATAGGAATGCAAGGCTTTatcattgttttttttacagaaatgtttgatgaCCGACTACAAATGTTATTCTACATTTAAGGCTCAGTGCTACCAGACATCCTGGTAGGGACGGCTGACCTGTGTGAGACTACTTACTTGCCAACAGCAAAGACGGTTGTGGCAATGCTGAGATGCATAGGCTTGTAAATGCTGTCAACAATCAAGGGATTAAAGGTGCCTTCCCAGACAATTGGTGCCAACCAAGGGGTAACAGTTACCACATTGGTGCGCCTGAAAAAACAAAAGATATGTTAAAAGCTTGTGAACGCCCAGAGATATTCAATGCATCATAATCAACTCTTTCATAGTGACTACATTTCCTGTACTTCCAAATGCACCTTCTCCTACTGATACTATGTCTACTACTAACAATAAATATTCATAATAACTTACCCCTTTAACACACTGGGCTGCTTATACAGGAGTCTGAAAAGACCATGCAAAAAATTACATTGTAAAATAGCGTACTGCTTTCAAAATGGCTGCAGTTGGTGAGTTTTGCAAAGAGGTGGTATCAGGTGAGATGATTATATTAGAGTAGACCAAAGAAGAGTCTCACCCCTGTGGGGACAGCATGTCCCGGGTCCTACAACTACAATTTTCCCGCCTGAAATTGACAGGGTCCTGCTGACACAACCTTCAGAGGGGGTTCAATGTTAATACTGTATTAATACTGAATGATAGCATCAGGAGAGGTTGTGGAGGGTTAGGGGTTCACAAAAAAGTATACAAATATAAGTTGTTTGTTTATTATGTCAGTAATACAAATTATCTTACCCCAAAACTTCTAGAATTCTGACGTCCTTATTTTTCATCTCACTGTTGAAGATAAAAAGGAACATTTTAGGTGACTTAACTAGTATGTCAAATCAAACAGAAAAGAAGTGCAACATGTAAATGTTATCTCAAATTAGATCTTAATCTGTGGTCCTGAATCTCATTGTCATGAGCCCACTGGGCTTTTTTAGAAGGCTACATTTCAGCAATCACCTATGAAATAGATGATGGCATAGAGTCTTTCTGATAGGATTATATACGTCATGGGATTTCTATCAAGATTGGATTATATCATTGACAAAGTTACAAACAAATGAACACTAAACAAGTTCCGATCTTACCTAAATGATGAGTAACAATATGTTAAAACCAGGACTCTAAATAGGAGATAGAAAGAGGATGGATTAACACCATGTACATCAGCTATGATATCGACAACGCCCAAAAacatatatgtaaaaaaaaaagtggtatGGAGAGATGCGTACATTTTGGTTAAATGCAATTATCAGCTCTGTGCAAACACAAGTGTTGACACATGCAGAAGAACAATGGTGCGTAATCAGAGTACATACACAACAAGTGGACGTAATTCAACAATCTGAGCAGAGCTAATAACAGAAGTATATTATAATTAAATATCATGATTATCAAAAGTGGACATCACAAAATTCATAGATTTACAAAATGAATGATAATATCATCATCGTGGAAACCATCAGTATGACAACACTCATACATTGTATTCTGATTTGTTCTGGTGTATTCAGAATGAGAACACTTGTATTCTGATGTTATTCTAAGACTATGATGAAGATTCTCCAAAGATCAGACATCACTAGTTGACTTAATAAAACACGGAAAAAGCAACATACACCAAAAGTGTGATTCAAAGAAGTGGCAGAGCCATAGAAGGACGGATATTTGTGAAAAAACGCATTGTTCCTCCCAAAGTTTGTAATTCTATTAAATCAAACTTTGAGTGTTTGAAGTAATGCAGGACTGTATCCCAAAGCCAGTAGAAACTATGCCTTTTACTGTTTCACCAGCAAAAATGTAGAACTACACAGTGCCAGTGGACTATGTAAATATGGGTGTGACCGATGCTTATGTGTAAGGTAAGAAAAGCACCatactgtcacgattcctaccgacggtggcgcaccctcctgctcgggtggcgctcggcggtcgtcgtcaccggcctattagctaccaccgattccctttttgtttttccctttttttatgttttctcacctgccctgagttagtcattaagagggctatttagttcagctggcccgctccctattgtgcgggattgtctttctgtgtgtcgactgcagtttgttcgactgtgcttgttggttgtatttttccctgttgttgggagccctttaattttgtacgttgtggtttgattaaaattaccacaccgtgttcgctgcttcctgcgcttctttccgccacaccacaggcaagccgttacagaatcccgcaccaaaaagagcatggaatcagcgggagcagcgggcacttcactaccctcgatggaggaacgtgtcctacaaaatacatcggtcctgcatcgcatcggatccgccatggaccaggtgatggagaggatggaccgatgggagaggagtggtatcctcTCCACCTATACCCCCCCgatacaaccatctcctcctcctacgacgtctggctctggcgcgcttcgcctggcactcccgagggagtacgatgggacggcggctgggtgcaaggggtttcttctccagttagagttgtacctggccaccgtcaggcctgctcctacaggagaggagagcatgagtgccctcgtttcctgcctgacgggccgagctctggagtgggctaatgcagtctggaacgctccggactcggcgagggaccactacccagagttcacccgccgctttcgggctgttttcgaccacccccccgaaggtagagcggcgggtgaacggctgttccacctcaggcaggagacgaggagcgctcaagacttcgcgctggagtttaggaccttggctgctggagcggggtggaatgacagggccctcatagaccactaccggtgtagtctccgggcggacgtccgcagggagctggcctgtagggacaccaaCCTATCCCTGGACGAACTTattgatatgtccatacggttggacaatttgctggctgcccgcgggcgttcggagagggtgctgcccgttccacccccgggcacccccgcccctacccctatggaggtagggggggccgtgtcaaggggcaccggaggaggtggctcctcctgcaccagctgtggtcggagaggacacacggccgaccggtgctggaggagccagtctgggagtcgagaaggcaggcagaacacttctcggtcacctcaggtgagtcagcaccagactcgcccagaaccccctgttggtcatgtgttttgcctgtttcattttctaacttttttccctcttcccagcatagggcgctagtcgattcaggcgcagctgggaactttatggaccgtggacttgccattaagctgggcattccacgggtgccgatagattcccccttccccgtgcactccttagatagccgaccattagggtcagggctagtcagggagtctacggtgccgctggacatggtaacgctggggaatcataaggaaagcattaactttttccttattgattcacctgcgtttccggtggtgctgggttcccctggctggctggtcacaatcccctcatttcatggaaacagggggttctccaggggtggtcggaggagtgttcagggaggtgtctaggagtttccataggtgccacgtcggtggagagtccagaccaggtgtccaccgtgcgcattccccctgaatacgccgatttagcgatcgctttttgtaaaaagagagcgactaaattaccacctcatcaacaaggggattgtgcgatagatctccaggttaacgctgcgcttcccaggagtcacgtgtaccccttgtcacaagaggagacggcggctatggagacatacgtcacggaatccttgggacaggggtacattcggccctccatctcacccgcttcctcgagtttcttttttgtgaagaaaaaggagggaggtctgcgtccgtgcattgattatagaggtctaaacgcgatcacggtggggtttagttacccactacctcttatcgctacggcggtggaatcatttcacggagcacagctcttcacaaaattggatctcaggagcgcgtataacctggtgcgtatcaagaggggagatgagtggaaaaccgcctttagtaccacatcaggccattatgagtacctcgtcatgccgtatgggttgaaaaatgctccagccgtctttcaatcctttgttgacgagattctcagggacctgcacgggcagggcgtgattgtttatatcgatgacattctgatatattccgccacccgctccgcgcatgtgtccctggtgcgcaaggtgcttggtagactgctggagcatgacctatacgttaaggctgagaagtgtgagtttttcaaacgagccgtctcctttctgggttatcgcatttccaccacgggggtggtgatggagtgtgaccgcgttaaggccgtgcgtgaTTGGCCGACTctaaccacggtgaaggaagtgcagcggttcttgggctttgccaactactaccggaggtttatccgggggtttggccaggtagcggctcccattacctcactgctgaagggggggccggcgcgtttgagatggtcgacggaggcggacggagccttcaagaagttgaagacactgttcaccgacgcgcccgtgttggcgcacccggacccgtctttagcgttcgtagtagaggtggacgcatccgaggctggggtgggtgccgtgctatcacagcgctcgggtgcgccaccgaaactctgcccctgtgctttcttctcagggaagctcagttcggcggagcgtaattacgatgtgggggacagggagttgctagcggtagtcaaagccttgagggtgtggcgacactggcttgagggggctaagcacccctttctcatctggaccgaccaccgaaacctggagtacatccgggcagcgaggagactgaacccacgTCAGgtaaggtgggccatgttcttcgcccggtttaggtttaccatctcatatagaccgggttcccttaatactaaagccgacgcgctgtcccgtctgtatgacacggatgaccgacccatcgatccaactcccatcattccagcgtcaaggctggtggcaccagtggtgtgggaggtggacgcggacatcgagcgggcactggtgttggaacctgcgccgacgcaggtgcccgaggggcgcatgtctgtgccgctcgatgttcgcgatcggttgattcggtgggcgcacacgctacctgcggcgggtcatcctggtgtagagaggacagagcggagtctaagggggaagtattggtggcccaccttggctaaggacgtgaggtcatatgtctcttcctgttcggtgtgtgcccagagtaaggctcctaggcatttaccgagagggaagttacagcccctccccgttccacaacggccatggtcgcacctgtctatcaacttcctgacagatcttcccccctctcaggggaacactgagattctggtggttgtggatcggttttctaagtcctgccgtctcctccccttgcccggtctccctacggccctgcagactgcggaggccctatttacccacgtcttccggcactatggggtgccggaggatattgtctctgatcggggttcccagttcacatccatggtctggaaggcgtttatggagcggctgggggtctcggtcagtttaacctccggttatcaccccgagagcaatgggcaggcggagagggtgaaccaggaggtgggcaggttcctgaggtcgtattgccgggaccggccaggggagtgggcgaggtatattccctgggcagagttagcccagaactcacttcgccactcctctactaacatgtcacccttccagtgtgtgttagggtaccagccggtcctggccccatggcaccagagccagaccgatgctcctgcggtggaggactgggttcagcactccaaggagacctggaaagcagtacaggactcactgaaggaggccagtgccaggcagaaaaggagtgctgaccgccaccgcagtgaggcgccggtgttcgcaccgggtgacagggtctggctctcgacccggaacctgtccctccgcgtgccctgccggaagctggggccgcagtg
The DNA window shown above is from Salmo trutta chromosome 8, fSalTru1.1, whole genome shotgun sequence and carries:
- the LOC115199057 gene encoding globoside alpha-1,3-N-acetylgalactosaminyltransferase 1, whose amino-acid sequence is MRFFTNIRPSITLPLLGILLLGVLVLTYCYSSFSEMKNKDVRILEVLGLCQQDPVNFRRENCSCRTRDMLSPQGLLYKQPSVLKGRTNVVTVTPWLAPIVWEGTFNPLIVDSIYKPMHLSIATTVFAVGKYVRFLRDFLETAEKHFMVDFKVHYYIFTDRREDVPAVVLAPGRNVTIIPVPGSNRWQEISSRRMEMIQTTIENQIGKEADYIFCLDVDTKFHGRWGAETLSRLVATIHPGYYEQTHEHYPYERRLASRAYIPAGEGDYYYGGATIAGYVGDVHKLAKYCREQLEADAANSIEATWQEESHLNRYLLYNKPTKILSPEYLWQDFKAKTNEVQIIRFSQVNKNYAEVRPNVKKRK